A region of the Sphingomonas sp. S2-65 genome:
CCTCCGAATTGACGACGACGGCGATGCCGACATCCTGGTCGGGCAGCAGGATGATGTGCGTGATCGATCCGAACACCCCGCCGCCGTGCGAGATGATCCGCGCGCCGCGATAGTCCTCGACTTCCCAGCCCAGCGCATAGGTGCTGAACTTGGGCGTCAGCGGCGCCAGACTGCCGGGATAGGGCGTGATCGGCTGGACGGTGACGCCCTTCCACATCTCTGCAGCCTGCGCCTCGCTGAACAGTCGCCCGCCGCCGGGCAGCGCGCCATGGCCGAGCTGGATCTTGAGCCACTGCGCAAGATCGTTGGCGCTGAGCGCGAGCCCGCCGGCCGGCGCCGCCGCCCGCCCTAATTCCTCGCGTTCGTCGAGCACCGAATTCGGCCCGTCGCCGCGCAGCACGCCGCCGATCCGGGCATGTGGAAACGCCCGGTCGCGCGTCGCCCAGCGCGCCTCGTAGGTCGCGGTGGCGCTGCGCATCCCGCCCCGCTTGAGCACCTCCTGCGCCATGAACTCTTCCCAGCTCCTGCCGGAGACTTCCTCGATCAGCTGCCCCGCCACGGTGTAGAGGACATTGTCATAGGCATAGCCCGAGCGGAAGCTGGTCGCCGGCTTGATGTACGCCAAGCGCTTGACCGTCTCCTTCCGTGACAGGCTCCCGCGCGGCACGAACAGCAGGTCCCCGGCTCCCAGCCCCAGCCCGCTGTGATGGACCAGCAGGTCGCGCACCGTGATCTCGCGCGTGACCCAGGGATCGTACATGCGGAACCACGGCATGTGGTCGATCACCTCGTCGTCCCAGCCTATCTTGCCGCGGTCGACCAGGATGGCGAGCGCGGCGGCGGTGAATGCCTTGCCAGTCGATCCGGTCTGGAAGATCGTGTCGGCATCCACCTTGGCGGGGTCGCCGAGCTTGCGCACCCCCCAGCCCTTGGCAAGCGTGGTCTTGCCATGCTCGACGATGGCGACGGCAATGCCCGGCGCGCCGGTCTGCTGGCGGATCTGCTCGACCTTGGCGTCGAGCCCGGCCGGCGGATCGGCCAGCGCGGGCGCGGCGAGCGCAAGCAGCGGCAGCGCGGACAGATGGCGCAGGATCATGCGGCGATCTCCTTGGCAGGGACGGAATGGCGCCGGACCAGCCGCGCCAACCCGATCGTCAGCAGCGGCAGCACGAACACGGCGAGGAACAACCAGGCGAGCAGCCGGTAGCCGCTGGCGATCAGCGCGATCAGCCCGACTCGATCGGCGACGAACATGCACACCAGCAGCAGCAGGCCGGCGATCGTTGCGCGGGAAGCTGCGCCCAGATCGCTGCCGCGGCGGCGCCGGACCACTCCGGCGATCCGTTCGTTGATCGCATGCACCGCGCCGGTGCCGCTCTCCAGCAGCGCCGCGAAGATCATCGTCTGGAACAGCAGGTGGAACACCGGCGCGTTCAGCTGGCGGAGCAGGAAGTCCGACGGCAGCGTCTCGGCGCCGATCGCGGGGTAGAAGGCGACCATGCAGACGAAGAACAGGATCGCCGGCGCCATCGCCAGCGGGCCCGCGATCACCCCGGCGATCACCGCGTCGCGGGTGCTGGTCAGGTGGCGCAGCACCGGCAGGATCACCACCGCGCCGATGATGTTGTAGCTGGCATAGGTCAGCCCGCCCGACGCCCAGCCGTCCCATGGCGCGGGCGTGGCGAAGCCTGCCGCGATCCGATCGCCGAAGCGCCACAGGCTGAGCGCCAGGAACAGCGCATAGACGCCGTAGAGAAGGAAGGAGACATATTTGAACACGCCCTCCACTGCCCGATTGCCGAGCGAGACCGTCGCCAGGATGCCGAGCGCCAGCAGCACCGCGCCGGCGACGCTGGGCCAGCCGAACATCGCTTCGCCGATCGCCCCCGCGCTCGCCCCGAACACCGCGAGGATCAG
Encoded here:
- a CDS encoding serine hydrolase, which encodes MILRHLSALPLLALAAPALADPPAGLDAKVEQIRQQTGAPGIAVAIVEHGKTTLAKGWGVRKLGDPAKVDADTIFQTGSTGKAFTAAALAILVDRGKIGWDDEVIDHMPWFRMYDPWVTREITVRDLLVHHSGLGLGAGDLLFVPRGSLSRKETVKRLAYIKPATSFRSGYAYDNVLYTVAGQLIEEVSGRSWEEFMAQEVLKRGGMRSATATYEARWATRDRAFPHARIGGVLRGDGPNSVLDEREELGRAAAPAGGLALSANDLAQWLKIQLGHGALPGGGRLFSEAQAAEMWKGVTVQPITPYPGSLAPLTPKFSTYALGWEVEDYRGARIISHGGGVFGSITHIILLPDQDVGIAVVVNSEDVALLRGVAHLLADHYLGVPDQDWPKRFGEFMATRMAGGKAALATAKATPAKVGPSLPAGRYVGTYRDPWYGDVAVTSAADGLRIDFKTTPRMAGKLVHWQYDTFVTRFDDKSIEPAYVTFALDAQGKVARVSMQPESPIADFSYDYRDLDLRPVPEMTE